The segment ATTCGAAGGTCTTAATCAAAATCGTGCGAATCGTGGGAGATTTAATCTGCGCGTTTTGATCTCCCATGATCATAAAAGAGGTGTAAATAATGATCAGGGTGAGATTGGCAATAACGATAAAAACCTGACTGGTGAGATCGCGCATATACACCAGAGGACTAAACTGGCGGGCTTGGTCGACGAGAAACGCTTTATCGACCTGGATGCCCTTAGGCAGTTGCTTCTCGACGGCGGTCAGAGCGTTTAAAAGATAGGTGTCAAAATTATTAATTCCAAACACGAGCTCTTTAAAAGCGGGAAGCATGATGACCACAACACCCGCACAAATGGCAAAGACCCCGATCATCGCCACGCTCAATGCTAAAATTCGGGGAAGTTTAAGGTGGACCTGAATCCAATAAATGATGGGAGCAAAGATGGCGTAAAAGAAAACTGCAAAAACAAAAGGCACCAGGACAGGCTTTGTGTAAGTAAGCACCGAGGCCACAGCGATTGTTGTGAGAATAACGAGGCATACCTGAATCGTCTTTGTAGCTGTGGTCATAAAGTGTGTACCAAATTTGAGAGTAAGGCTAAGGGCTTAGGTTGTACACACTTTTCTAGAATTACTGGAGAGTGGTTTTTCCTGCAAACGCAGGCTTAATGACGGGGAGAAGGGATTTGTTCTCTGGAATGTTGAGAACCATTTGCTCGTGAGCGGGACGGTTCTTTTTGATGAACTTAGAAAAGTCTTTGTCGTTAAAGAAGATTTCCGCGTTCTCATGAAGTTCTGCTTTAAGATTTTGAAGTTGGGACGGGCTTGCATTTTGAGCCGCATCTTTAAGAAGGGCGTAGCACAATTTGACGTCGGACTCTTGAGCGTCGTTGGCGGCCCAGTGAGGGTAGTTATCTTTAGCGAGAATGGCAATGGCTCTCACGGAGTTACAGGCTTGGATCTCGGTGTTGACGTCTGCGAGAGCTGCAGAGCTAACCATTTGAAGACCGATGATGATAGATATAATGAGTTTCATATATTCTCCCCTGAAGTTCTGACAGGAAAGTAAATCAAACTCCGTATAATTTAAAATTATTCATTTCAATCGACACCGATTAACTAGAATTATAGGTAAGGCAAGACATTGCCCCGCACAAATAGTGTGTTCTCTTTCTAAATTGGATTTGGGCATTTCCTTGACCCCATTTTTATAATTCATCATCATTTGAAGATGAAATACTTACTCCTCTTATTGTTGCTCATTAAACAGTCATCTGCTTTGGCCGCTGAGTTTTGCCAAAGTGCTCAACCCTCTTCGATGTCTAAGAGCGCGAAGCGAGACATCGATTTGGAGATCGAGAAGTTTGCCGGCAAAAAACCAATCGTCGAGCGGGCCGATCAAACGCTTTCAGGCCTGATCAAGGCCAAGAGTCCGATGATTTCCTCCTGGATTCTTAAAAGAAATCTTCAAGATCAAAGCGAGGATCAAATTGCCAAAGAGTGGAG is part of the Bdellovibrionales bacterium genome and harbors:
- a CDS encoding AI-2E family transporter, which codes for MTTATKTIQVCLVILTTIAVASVLTYTKPVLVPFVFAVFFYAIFAPIIYWIQVHLKLPRILALSVAMIGVFAICAGVVVIMLPAFKELVFGINNFDTYLLNALTAVEKQLPKGIQVDKAFLVDQARQFSPLVYMRDLTSQVFIVIANLTLIIIYTSFMIMGDQNAQIKSPTIRTILIKTFEYTLKKMLLAFAAGFVFLVILGSFQVDLTLIFTLAAILLNFIPTIGPILAIVAPAPVVFYMYGLEWQFFFIFGTLSVLQFIIGNIIEPRVLADVMDLHPITVLICLVFWGLIWGVSGMFLAVPITAVLKIIFSRIEATQPFAEILAGRLPGDY